Proteins encoded together in one Poecile atricapillus isolate bPoeAtr1 chromosome 15, bPoeAtr1.hap1, whole genome shotgun sequence window:
- the L3MBTL1 gene encoding lethal(3)malignant brain tumor-like protein 1 isoform X1: MDSRGEMEVVRSTKGSAAGEVSVHVVTTESTVQSTHLPTTAFIIPANATAINLPTSTLEIQRFPREPQRSTGAERPERGAGNEPITAAVIPQISGVQTCSTVRVLEWKDGVATLPGSNLRFRINEYGTLKVVSADKMPPVEAVKEGHTEKDGDSEVAPPSRDNPTVAQEVPEQPTLPAAEGLCHCDTCGRRHVWDGAREGRGFCSEHCHQQFKERSVIVENSASSTNTTEILKPVKKRKRKDYQSPSEEEYESEQMEEKQEERKSSVEDSAMSNLEAEAWNGSQHGASEEKKEGWSWASYLEEQKAVAAPLDLFQDYQVASQHKNGFKVGMKLEGIDPQHPSMYFILTVAEVCGYRMRLHFDGYSECHDFWLNADSPDIHPAGWFEETGHKLQPPKGVVGYKEEEFSWTNYLKLTKAQAAPKHLFMVRNTHEASPGFKVGMKLEAVDRMNPSLICVATVTDVVDNRFLVHFDNWDDTYDYWCDPSSPYIHPVGWCHEHGKPLTPPQDYPDPDNFTWEKYLKETGASAVPAWAFKVRPPHGFLVNMKLEAVDRRTPSFIRVASVEDVEDHRIKVHFDGWSHVYDFWIDADHPDIHPMGWCSKTGHPLQPPLRPKEPASSAHGGCPSLGCKSIPHSKSSKYSFHHRKCPTPGCDGSGHVTGRFTAHYCLSGCPLAEKNQGRLKADLSDTEASTRKRSPMGFPQRKKSRHHGRGRPPKYRKIQQEDYQTISSDNMHQSLFMSALSAHPDRSLSLCWEQHCKLLPGVAGITAATVAKWTTDEVFSFVQTLTGCEDQAKLFKDEMIDGEAFLLLTQADIVKIMSVKLGPALKIYNAILMFKNADDTLK, encoded by the exons ATGGACAGCAGGGGGGAGATGGAGGTGGTGAGGAGCACCaagggcagtgctgctggggaggtCAGTGTCCACGTGGTCACCACCGAGAGCACTGTGCAGAGCACCCACCTGCCCACCACTGCCTTCATCATACCAG CAAACGCCACTGCCATCAACCTGCCCACGAGCACCTTAGAAATCCAGCGATTCCCCCGGGAGCCCCAGAGAAGCACAGGGGCCGAGAGGCcagagagaggagcagggaatgagcCCATCACAGCTGCTGTCATTCCCCAGATCAGTGGGGTGCAGACCTGCAGCACAGTCCGTGTGCTGGAGTGGAAAGATGGGGTGGCAACTTTGCCTGGGAGTAACCTGCGG TTCCGGATAAATGAGTATGGGACGCTGAAGGTGGTGAGTGCTGATAAGATGCCTCCTGTGGAAGCTGTAAAGGAGGGTCACACAGAGAAAGATGGGGACTCTGAGGTGGCACCCCCCAGCAGAGACAATCCTACTGTGGCTCAGG AGGTGCCGGAGCAGCCCACGCTGCCGGCGGCAGAAGGCCTGTGCCACTGCGATACCTGCGGCCGCAGACACGTGTGGGACGGGGCCCGCGAGGGCAGGGGCTTCTGCAGCGAGCACTGCCACCAGCAGTTCAAAGAGAG GTCTGTCATCGTGGAAaactctgccagcagcaccaatACCACTGAAATCCTCAAGCCTGTGAAGAAACGAAAGAGGAAGGACTATCAGAGCCCTTCGGAGGAAGAATATGAATCTGAGCAAATG gaggaaaagcaggaagagaggaaaagctCTGTGGAAGACTCTGCCATGAGCAATCTGGAGGCTGAGGCGTGGAACGGGAGCCAGCACG GTGCCAgtgaggagaagaaagaaggcTGGTCTTGGGCGTCCTACTTGGAGGAGCAGAAAGCTGTTGCTGCCCCTTTAGATCTCTTCCAGGAT tACCAAGTAGCTTCCCAGCACAAGAATGGCTTTAAAGTGGGGATGAAGCTGGAGGGGATTGACCCGCAGCACCCATCTATGTACTTCATCCTGACAGTGGCTGAG GTGTGTGGTTACCGGATGCGTCTTCACTTCGACGGCTACTCAGAGTGCCACGACTTCTGGCTGAATGCTGACTCCCCTGACATCCACCCTGCTGGCTGGTTTGAGGAGACAGGGCACAAACTCCAGCCCCCCAAAG GGGTTGTAGGTTATAAGGAAGAAGAATTCAGCTGGACAAACTACTTGAAGTTAACAAAGGCTCAGGCAGCTCCTAAGCACCTCTTCATGGTCCGAAACACT CACGAGGCTTCCCCAGGCTTCAAGGTGGGCATGAAGCTTGAAGCCGTGGACCGCATGAACCCTTCCCTGATCTGTGTTGCCACAGTGACTGACGTGGTGGACAATCGCTTTCTGGTGCACTTTGACAACTGGGATGATACTTATGACTACTG GTGTGATCCCAGCAGTCCATACATTCACCCCGTTGGATGGTGTCATGAGCATGGCAAACCCCTCACACCTCCTCAGG ATTACCCTGATCCCGACAACTTCACCTGGGAAAAGTACTTGAAAGAAACTGGAGCATCTGCTGTCCCAGCTTGGGCCTTTAAAGTG CGCCCACCCCACGGCTTCCTGGTCAACATGAAGCTGGAGGCAGTGGACAGGAGGACTCCTTCCTTCATCCGAGTGGCCAGTGTGGAGGATGTGGAAGATCACAGGATAAAG GTCCATTTTGATGGTTGGAGCCACGTGTATGATTTCTGGATTGATGCGGATCATCCAGACATCCATCCCATGGGCTGGTGCTCAAAAACAGGACATCCACTGCAGCCTCCTCTCa GGCCAAAGGAACCGGCCTCCTCTGCCCATGGGGGCTGCCCAAGCCTGGGCTGCAAGAGCATCCCTCACTCCAAGAGCTCCAAGTACAGCTTTCACCACAG GAAGTGCCCCACACCGGGCTGCGATGGCTCAGGCCATGTGACGGGGAGGTTCACAGCCCATTACTGCCTCTCAGGGTGCCCGCTGGCAGAGAAGAACCAGGGCAGGCTGAAGGCCGACCTGTCTGACACCGAGGCCTCAACTCGCAAGAGGAGCCCCATGGGTTTCCCTCAGCGAAAGAAATCTCGGCACCACGGGAG AGGGAGACCTCCAAAGTACCGGAAGATCCAGCAGGAAGACTACCAGA CTATTTCTTCAGACAACATGCACCAGTCGCTCTTCATGTCCGCCCTGTCCGCCCACCCCGAccgctccctgtccctgtgctgggagcagcactgcaaGCTGCTGCCAGGGGTGGCTGGCATCACAGCAGCCACGGTGGCCAAGTGGACCACTGATGAG GTTTTTAGCTTTGTGCAGACTCTGACGGGCTGTGAGGACCAAGCCAAGCTCTTCAAGGATGAG ATGATCGATGGCGAGGCGTTCCTCTTGCTGACGCAGGCTGACATCGTCAAGATTATGAGTGTCAAGCTGGGCCCGGCACTCAAGATCTACAATGCCATCCTCATGTTCAAGAATGCTGATGACACCTTGAAGTGA
- the L3MBTL1 gene encoding lethal(3)malignant brain tumor-like protein 1 isoform X2, with translation MDSRGEMEVVRSTKGSAAGEVSVHVVTTESTVQSTHLPTTAFIIPANATAINLPTSTLEIQRFPREPQRSTGAERPERGAGNEPITAAVIPQISGVQTCSTVRVLEWKDGVATLPGSNLRFRINEYGTLKVVSADKMPPVEAVKEGHTEKDGDSEVAPPSRDNPTVAQEVPEQPTLPAAEGLCHCDTCGRRHVWDGAREGRGFCSEHCHQQFKERSVIVENSASSTNTTEILKPVKKRKRKDYQSPSEEEYESEQMEEKQEERKSSVEDSAMSNLEAEAWNGSQHGASEEKKEGWSWASYLEEQKAVAAPLDLFQDYQVASQHKNGFKVGMKLEGIDPQHPSMYFILTVAEVCGYRMRLHFDGYSECHDFWLNADSPDIHPAGWFEETGHKLQPPKGYKEEEFSWTNYLKLTKAQAAPKHLFMVRNTHEASPGFKVGMKLEAVDRMNPSLICVATVTDVVDNRFLVHFDNWDDTYDYWCDPSSPYIHPVGWCHEHGKPLTPPQDYPDPDNFTWEKYLKETGASAVPAWAFKVRPPHGFLVNMKLEAVDRRTPSFIRVASVEDVEDHRIKVHFDGWSHVYDFWIDADHPDIHPMGWCSKTGHPLQPPLRPKEPASSAHGGCPSLGCKSIPHSKSSKYSFHHRKCPTPGCDGSGHVTGRFTAHYCLSGCPLAEKNQGRLKADLSDTEASTRKRSPMGFPQRKKSRHHGRGRPPKYRKIQQEDYQTISSDNMHQSLFMSALSAHPDRSLSLCWEQHCKLLPGVAGITAATVAKWTTDEVFSFVQTLTGCEDQAKLFKDEMIDGEAFLLLTQADIVKIMSVKLGPALKIYNAILMFKNADDTLK, from the exons ATGGACAGCAGGGGGGAGATGGAGGTGGTGAGGAGCACCaagggcagtgctgctggggaggtCAGTGTCCACGTGGTCACCACCGAGAGCACTGTGCAGAGCACCCACCTGCCCACCACTGCCTTCATCATACCAG CAAACGCCACTGCCATCAACCTGCCCACGAGCACCTTAGAAATCCAGCGATTCCCCCGGGAGCCCCAGAGAAGCACAGGGGCCGAGAGGCcagagagaggagcagggaatgagcCCATCACAGCTGCTGTCATTCCCCAGATCAGTGGGGTGCAGACCTGCAGCACAGTCCGTGTGCTGGAGTGGAAAGATGGGGTGGCAACTTTGCCTGGGAGTAACCTGCGG TTCCGGATAAATGAGTATGGGACGCTGAAGGTGGTGAGTGCTGATAAGATGCCTCCTGTGGAAGCTGTAAAGGAGGGTCACACAGAGAAAGATGGGGACTCTGAGGTGGCACCCCCCAGCAGAGACAATCCTACTGTGGCTCAGG AGGTGCCGGAGCAGCCCACGCTGCCGGCGGCAGAAGGCCTGTGCCACTGCGATACCTGCGGCCGCAGACACGTGTGGGACGGGGCCCGCGAGGGCAGGGGCTTCTGCAGCGAGCACTGCCACCAGCAGTTCAAAGAGAG GTCTGTCATCGTGGAAaactctgccagcagcaccaatACCACTGAAATCCTCAAGCCTGTGAAGAAACGAAAGAGGAAGGACTATCAGAGCCCTTCGGAGGAAGAATATGAATCTGAGCAAATG gaggaaaagcaggaagagaggaaaagctCTGTGGAAGACTCTGCCATGAGCAATCTGGAGGCTGAGGCGTGGAACGGGAGCCAGCACG GTGCCAgtgaggagaagaaagaaggcTGGTCTTGGGCGTCCTACTTGGAGGAGCAGAAAGCTGTTGCTGCCCCTTTAGATCTCTTCCAGGAT tACCAAGTAGCTTCCCAGCACAAGAATGGCTTTAAAGTGGGGATGAAGCTGGAGGGGATTGACCCGCAGCACCCATCTATGTACTTCATCCTGACAGTGGCTGAG GTGTGTGGTTACCGGATGCGTCTTCACTTCGACGGCTACTCAGAGTGCCACGACTTCTGGCTGAATGCTGACTCCCCTGACATCCACCCTGCTGGCTGGTTTGAGGAGACAGGGCACAAACTCCAGCCCCCCAAAG GTTATAAGGAAGAAGAATTCAGCTGGACAAACTACTTGAAGTTAACAAAGGCTCAGGCAGCTCCTAAGCACCTCTTCATGGTCCGAAACACT CACGAGGCTTCCCCAGGCTTCAAGGTGGGCATGAAGCTTGAAGCCGTGGACCGCATGAACCCTTCCCTGATCTGTGTTGCCACAGTGACTGACGTGGTGGACAATCGCTTTCTGGTGCACTTTGACAACTGGGATGATACTTATGACTACTG GTGTGATCCCAGCAGTCCATACATTCACCCCGTTGGATGGTGTCATGAGCATGGCAAACCCCTCACACCTCCTCAGG ATTACCCTGATCCCGACAACTTCACCTGGGAAAAGTACTTGAAAGAAACTGGAGCATCTGCTGTCCCAGCTTGGGCCTTTAAAGTG CGCCCACCCCACGGCTTCCTGGTCAACATGAAGCTGGAGGCAGTGGACAGGAGGACTCCTTCCTTCATCCGAGTGGCCAGTGTGGAGGATGTGGAAGATCACAGGATAAAG GTCCATTTTGATGGTTGGAGCCACGTGTATGATTTCTGGATTGATGCGGATCATCCAGACATCCATCCCATGGGCTGGTGCTCAAAAACAGGACATCCACTGCAGCCTCCTCTCa GGCCAAAGGAACCGGCCTCCTCTGCCCATGGGGGCTGCCCAAGCCTGGGCTGCAAGAGCATCCCTCACTCCAAGAGCTCCAAGTACAGCTTTCACCACAG GAAGTGCCCCACACCGGGCTGCGATGGCTCAGGCCATGTGACGGGGAGGTTCACAGCCCATTACTGCCTCTCAGGGTGCCCGCTGGCAGAGAAGAACCAGGGCAGGCTGAAGGCCGACCTGTCTGACACCGAGGCCTCAACTCGCAAGAGGAGCCCCATGGGTTTCCCTCAGCGAAAGAAATCTCGGCACCACGGGAG AGGGAGACCTCCAAAGTACCGGAAGATCCAGCAGGAAGACTACCAGA CTATTTCTTCAGACAACATGCACCAGTCGCTCTTCATGTCCGCCCTGTCCGCCCACCCCGAccgctccctgtccctgtgctgggagcagcactgcaaGCTGCTGCCAGGGGTGGCTGGCATCACAGCAGCCACGGTGGCCAAGTGGACCACTGATGAG GTTTTTAGCTTTGTGCAGACTCTGACGGGCTGTGAGGACCAAGCCAAGCTCTTCAAGGATGAG ATGATCGATGGCGAGGCGTTCCTCTTGCTGACGCAGGCTGACATCGTCAAGATTATGAGTGTCAAGCTGGGCCCGGCACTCAAGATCTACAATGCCATCCTCATGTTCAAGAATGCTGATGACACCTTGAAGTGA
- the LOC131585152 gene encoding immunoglobulin superfamily member 1-like isoform X2, with protein sequence MLPVTHVLAFGAWLVAQSEVTLSEYLEEVDGEFGHISGPTHLSGLFHSPLEQNSPLCGDRAWWQPWVHSRAAAGGSLPVWRHLSPCAGAPTISIFLKPPGVIPLGGSTTICCICQHSSGSFVLYKGSRRLRTQSGSRAEFSISNATSQDSGTYNCHYLQGGTVLARSEELEVFVEELRLPRPHLSVLPGHEVTAGADVMFCCSPTHPSTGCYLYLEGQIRAQLLSRERGDYNLSHVQNGDSGRYSCQCYTINASREWSAVSNTLDLVVRDYTLCNTVRLALAAALLLLLLLLLLLGPLTAGAARSHSWRSHS encoded by the exons ATGCTGCCTGTGACCCATGTGCTGGCCTTCG GTGCTTGGCTGGTGGCACAGAGCGAGGTTACACTGAGTGAGTATCTTGAGGAGGTAGATGGGGAGTTTGGACACATTTCTGGGCCCACCCATCTCTCAGGGCTCTTCCACAGCCCCCTGGAACAAAACTCACCCTTATGTGGAGACAGGGCCTGGTGGCAGCCCTGGGTTCacagcagggcagctgctgggggctcCCTGCCTGTCTGGCGGCACCTCTCTCCCTGTGCAGGTGCCCCCACAATCTCCATCTTCCTGAAGCCACCTGGGGTGATCCCACTAGGAGGCTCCACCACCATCTGCTGCAtttgccagcacagctctgggagcttCGTGCTGTACAAGGGCAGCCGCCGGCTCCGTACCCAGagtggcagcagggctgagtTCTCCATCTCTAACGCCACCTCCCAGGACAGCGGTACCTACAACTGCCATTACCTGCAGGGAGGCACTGTGCTGGCTCGAAGTGAGGAACTGGAGGTCTTTGTGGAAG agctCCGTCTCCCCAGACCCCACCTCTCTGTCCTGCCTGGCCACGAGGTGACTGCAGGAGCTGATGTGATGttctgctgcagccccacacaCCCCAGCACCGGCTGTTACCTGTACCTGGAGGGGCAGATCCGAGCCCAGCTACTGTCAAGGGAACGAGGTGACTACAACCTCTCCCACGTGCAGAACGGTGACAGCGGCCGCTACAGCTGCCAGTGCTACACCATCAATGCTTCCAGAGAATGGTCTGCTGTCAGCAACACCCTGGACTTGGTGGTGAGAG atTACACGCTGTGCAACACCGTGCGCCTGGCGCTGGCGGCTgcgctcctgctcctgctgctcctgctgctgctgctggggccgCTCACAGCGGGGGCGGCGCGgagccacagctggaggagCCACAGCTGA
- the LOC131585152 gene encoding immunoglobulin superfamily member 1-like isoform X1, with protein MLPVTHVLAFGECQRLWELLEGGRRCPDTPQRCYTAASLAGAWLVAQSEVTLSEYLEEVDGEFGHISGPTHLSGLFHSPLEQNSPLCGDRAWWQPWVHSRAAAGGSLPVWRHLSPCAGAPTISIFLKPPGVIPLGGSTTICCICQHSSGSFVLYKGSRRLRTQSGSRAEFSISNATSQDSGTYNCHYLQGGTVLARSEELEVFVEELRLPRPHLSVLPGHEVTAGADVMFCCSPTHPSTGCYLYLEGQIRAQLLSRERGDYNLSHVQNGDSGRYSCQCYTINASREWSAVSNTLDLVVRDYTLCNTVRLALAAALLLLLLLLLLLGPLTAGAARSHSWRSHS; from the exons ATGCTGCCTGTGACCCATGTGCTGGCCTTCGGTGAGTGCCAGAGGCTGTGGGAGCTCCTAGAGGGCGGCAGGAGGTGTCCAGACACTCCACAGCGATGTTACACAGCTGCTTCTCTTGCAGGTGCTTGGCTGGTGGCACAGAGCGAGGTTACACTGAGTGAGTATCTTGAGGAGGTAGATGGGGAGTTTGGACACATTTCTGGGCCCACCCATCTCTCAGGGCTCTTCCACAGCCCCCTGGAACAAAACTCACCCTTATGTGGAGACAGGGCCTGGTGGCAGCCCTGGGTTCacagcagggcagctgctgggggctcCCTGCCTGTCTGGCGGCACCTCTCTCCCTGTGCAGGTGCCCCCACAATCTCCATCTTCCTGAAGCCACCTGGGGTGATCCCACTAGGAGGCTCCACCACCATCTGCTGCAtttgccagcacagctctgggagcttCGTGCTGTACAAGGGCAGCCGCCGGCTCCGTACCCAGagtggcagcagggctgagtTCTCCATCTCTAACGCCACCTCCCAGGACAGCGGTACCTACAACTGCCATTACCTGCAGGGAGGCACTGTGCTGGCTCGAAGTGAGGAACTGGAGGTCTTTGTGGAAG agctCCGTCTCCCCAGACCCCACCTCTCTGTCCTGCCTGGCCACGAGGTGACTGCAGGAGCTGATGTGATGttctgctgcagccccacacaCCCCAGCACCGGCTGTTACCTGTACCTGGAGGGGCAGATCCGAGCCCAGCTACTGTCAAGGGAACGAGGTGACTACAACCTCTCCCACGTGCAGAACGGTGACAGCGGCCGCTACAGCTGCCAGTGCTACACCATCAATGCTTCCAGAGAATGGTCTGCTGTCAGCAACACCCTGGACTTGGTGGTGAGAG atTACACGCTGTGCAACACCGTGCGCCTGGCGCTGGCGGCTgcgctcctgctcctgctgctcctgctgctgctgctggggccgCTCACAGCGGGGGCGGCGCGgagccacagctggaggagCCACAGCTGA
- the LOC131585152 gene encoding immunoglobulin superfamily member 1-like isoform X3 has protein sequence MLPVTHVLAFGECQRLWELLEGGRRCPDTPQRCYTAASLAGAWLVAQSEVTLSAPTISIFLKPPGVIPLGGSTTICCICQHSSGSFVLYKGSRRLRTQSGSRAEFSISNATSQDSGTYNCHYLQGGTVLARSEELEVFVEELRLPRPHLSVLPGHEVTAGADVMFCCSPTHPSTGCYLYLEGQIRAQLLSRERGDYNLSHVQNGDSGRYSCQCYTINASREWSAVSNTLDLVVRDYTLCNTVRLALAAALLLLLLLLLLLGPLTAGAARSHSWRSHS, from the exons ATGCTGCCTGTGACCCATGTGCTGGCCTTCGGTGAGTGCCAGAGGCTGTGGGAGCTCCTAGAGGGCGGCAGGAGGTGTCCAGACACTCCACAGCGATGTTACACAGCTGCTTCTCTTGCAGGTGCTTGGCTGGTGGCACAGAGCGAGGTTACACTGA GTGCCCCCACAATCTCCATCTTCCTGAAGCCACCTGGGGTGATCCCACTAGGAGGCTCCACCACCATCTGCTGCAtttgccagcacagctctgggagcttCGTGCTGTACAAGGGCAGCCGCCGGCTCCGTACCCAGagtggcagcagggctgagtTCTCCATCTCTAACGCCACCTCCCAGGACAGCGGTACCTACAACTGCCATTACCTGCAGGGAGGCACTGTGCTGGCTCGAAGTGAGGAACTGGAGGTCTTTGTGGAAG agctCCGTCTCCCCAGACCCCACCTCTCTGTCCTGCCTGGCCACGAGGTGACTGCAGGAGCTGATGTGATGttctgctgcagccccacacaCCCCAGCACCGGCTGTTACCTGTACCTGGAGGGGCAGATCCGAGCCCAGCTACTGTCAAGGGAACGAGGTGACTACAACCTCTCCCACGTGCAGAACGGTGACAGCGGCCGCTACAGCTGCCAGTGCTACACCATCAATGCTTCCAGAGAATGGTCTGCTGTCAGCAACACCCTGGACTTGGTGGTGAGAG atTACACGCTGTGCAACACCGTGCGCCTGGCGCTGGCGGCTgcgctcctgctcctgctgctcctgctgctgctgctggggccgCTCACAGCGGGGGCGGCGCGgagccacagctggaggagCCACAGCTGA
- the LOC131585152 gene encoding immunoglobulin superfamily member 1-like isoform X4, translated as MLPVTHVLAFGAWLVAQSEVTLSAPTISIFLKPPGVIPLGGSTTICCICQHSSGSFVLYKGSRRLRTQSGSRAEFSISNATSQDSGTYNCHYLQGGTVLARSEELEVFVEELRLPRPHLSVLPGHEVTAGADVMFCCSPTHPSTGCYLYLEGQIRAQLLSRERGDYNLSHVQNGDSGRYSCQCYTINASREWSAVSNTLDLVVRDYTLCNTVRLALAAALLLLLLLLLLLGPLTAGAARSHSWRSHS; from the exons ATGCTGCCTGTGACCCATGTGCTGGCCTTCG GTGCTTGGCTGGTGGCACAGAGCGAGGTTACACTGA GTGCCCCCACAATCTCCATCTTCCTGAAGCCACCTGGGGTGATCCCACTAGGAGGCTCCACCACCATCTGCTGCAtttgccagcacagctctgggagcttCGTGCTGTACAAGGGCAGCCGCCGGCTCCGTACCCAGagtggcagcagggctgagtTCTCCATCTCTAACGCCACCTCCCAGGACAGCGGTACCTACAACTGCCATTACCTGCAGGGAGGCACTGTGCTGGCTCGAAGTGAGGAACTGGAGGTCTTTGTGGAAG agctCCGTCTCCCCAGACCCCACCTCTCTGTCCTGCCTGGCCACGAGGTGACTGCAGGAGCTGATGTGATGttctgctgcagccccacacaCCCCAGCACCGGCTGTTACCTGTACCTGGAGGGGCAGATCCGAGCCCAGCTACTGTCAAGGGAACGAGGTGACTACAACCTCTCCCACGTGCAGAACGGTGACAGCGGCCGCTACAGCTGCCAGTGCTACACCATCAATGCTTCCAGAGAATGGTCTGCTGTCAGCAACACCCTGGACTTGGTGGTGAGAG atTACACGCTGTGCAACACCGTGCGCCTGGCGCTGGCGGCTgcgctcctgctcctgctgctcctgctgctgctgctggggccgCTCACAGCGGGGGCGGCGCGgagccacagctggaggagCCACAGCTGA